From a region of the Actinomycetota bacterium genome:
- a CDS encoding FeoA family protein, with protein sequence MLAEMKIGEKGLVTKIDGGSGVERRLEALGIRKGSRVTKAGSMLLKGPVVVRVDGCQLALGYGVAKKIMVEVEE encoded by the coding sequence ATGCTTGCTGAGATGAAGATAGGCGAAAAGGGTCTTGTCACTAAGATAGACGGCGGAAGCGGCGTCGAAAGGAGACTTGAGGCTCTGGGCATAAGGAAGGGTAGTCGCGTCACCAAGGCGGGCTCAATGCTCCTTAAAGGGCCGGTTGTCGTCAGGGTGGATGGTTGCCAGCTTGCCCTCGGTTACGGCGTGGCCAAAAAGATAATGGTCGAGGTGGAGGAGTGA
- a CDS encoding Fur family transcriptional regulator, which produces MKVELKRLKESGHKLTPPRLAALDILATSKEHMSIDELHERIKDICPSAGLATTYRTLELLKELDLITSLDSPSGKKRYEIKAKDHSHLICQSCGGVTEIKSDFCANDRNKINQKYGFDATDCQVEYHGICAGCSK; this is translated from the coding sequence ATGAAGGTCGAACTGAAAAGGCTCAAGGAGTCCGGTCATAAACTTACTCCACCAAGGCTTGCCGCCCTCGACATTCTTGCCACCTCAAAAGAGCATATGAGCATAGACGAGCTTCATGAGAGGATAAAGGATATATGTCCGAGCGCGGGGCTTGCCACCACCTACCGCACGCTGGAGCTTTTAAAGGAGCTCGACCTCATAACCAGCCTTGATTCACCCAGTGGCAAGAAGCGATATGAGATAAAAGCCAAGGATCACTCGCATCTAATCTGTCAGTCCTGTGGTGGAGTCACCGAGATTAAATCGGACTTTTGTGCCAACGATAGAAATAAAATAAATCAAAAATACGGCTTTGACGCAACTGACTGCCAAGTAGAGTATCATGGCATCTGCGCCGGTTGCTCAAAGTAG
- a CDS encoding zf-HC2 domain-containing protein, giving the protein MMRCKRYQGDLSAFLDGELSEVKKGKIQAHLATCEACQEKLDELDAVKFVLGAVEKKEIPLGLAERLAALPKRDNEGHQTRERSKHTRAIGLALSTVALATILALSVLIYRQGGLFQGDSVLLEDLVKQKGGSEAMLSKAPQETGPSFEFADTEERLEFDEDRLGGIIEEISLELEAGGLISDLPPEIDISLTSINTLGADGFLIKPVLFNGRDALLVAAVKGDERALSALYVFDEETKELLFEKRI; this is encoded by the coding sequence ATGATGAGATGTAAAAGATACCAAGGCGACCTCTCGGCCTTTTTGGATGGAGAGCTCAGCGAAGTCAAAAAGGGCAAAATCCAGGCTCATCTTGCCACTTGCGAGGCGTGCCAAGAAAAGCTGGATGAGCTGGATGCGGTCAAGTTTGTCTTGGGTGCGGTAGAAAAAAAAGAGATCCCCCTGGGTCTTGCCGAACGCTTGGCTGCCTTGCCGAAGAGGGATAATGAGGGACACCAGACAAGAGAACGAAGCAAGCATACCAGAGCGATTGGGCTTGCCCTTTCCACAGTTGCCCTTGCGACCATCCTGGCCCTCTCCGTTCTCATCTACCGGCAAGGCGGCCTCTTTCAGGGCGATAGCGTCCTTCTTGAAGATTTAGTCAAACAGAAAGGGGGCTCCGAGGCCATGCTCTCAAAGGCTCCCCAAGAGACCGGCCCATCTTTTGAATTTGCCGATACTGAGGAGCGGCTTGAATTTGATGAAGATAGGCTTGGTGGAATCATTGAGGAGATAAGTTTGGAATTGGAAGCTGGCGGGCTTATATCAGATTTACCCCCCGAAATAGATATCAGCCTTACCTCGATCAACACTCTGGGAGCGGATGGATTTCTTATCAAACCTGTCCTATTTAACGGGAGAGATGCCCTCCTGGTCGCCGCGGTAAAAGGGGATGAGCGGGCTCTTAGCGCCCTCTACGTCTTTGATGAGGAGACCAAAGAGCTCCTCTTCGAAAAGCGGATTTGA
- a CDS encoding sigma-70 family RNA polymerase sigma factor has translation MLFGRSIRDEDELVKLAMVGDDAATGDLIQIHQQKMYNLALRMSKNPHDASDLTQDIFIQMMKKMDTFRFESSFSTWLYRLAVNLCLDFLRRRARRWDISIEEGPDRIACPSSFSENPTSRIEERELKADIERAIRGLKPKYRLIIILCDIDGLSYAQAAEAMKVPVGTVKSRLARARLKLAAELKGASGTIKRT, from the coding sequence ATGTTGTTTGGCCGGAGCATTAGAGACGAGGATGAGCTTGTAAAGTTGGCTATGGTTGGCGACGATGCAGCCACCGGCGACCTCATCCAGATTCATCAGCAAAAAATGTATAATTTGGCCTTGAGGATGAGCAAGAACCCCCACGATGCGTCGGATTTAACCCAAGATATCTTCATTCAGATGATGAAGAAGATGGATACCTTCCGTTTTGAGTCCTCCTTCTCCACCTGGCTCTATCGATTAGCCGTAAATCTCTGTCTCGATTTTTTGAGAAGGCGAGCCAGAAGGTGGGATATCTCGATCGAAGAAGGTCCAGATCGAATCGCTTGCCCCTCAAGTTTTAGCGAAAATCCCACAAGTCGTATTGAGGAGAGGGAGCTTAAGGCCGATATCGAACGGGCAATAAGGGGGCTTAAGCCCAAATACCGTCTGATAATAATCCTCTGCGATATCGATGGGCTCAGCTACGCTCAGGCGGCCGAGGCCATGAAGGTGCCGGTTGGCACGGTAAAATCCAGGCTGGCCAGGGCCAGGCTTAAGCTGGCCGCTGAGCTTAAAGGGGCAAGCGGAACAATCAAAAGGACTTAA